One genomic region from Vibrio cyclitrophicus encodes:
- the smpB gene encoding SsrA-binding protein SmpB, with translation MAKNKSKSKAGSNTIALNKKARHEYFIDDEIEAGLELQGWEVKSLREGKTNIAESYVYIRDGEAFISGMTITPLTQASTHIVANPTRIRKLLMSRKELDNLIGRINREGMTLVATALYWSRSWAKIKVGVAKGKKLHDKRTDMKEKDWARDKARIMKSNLR, from the coding sequence ATGGCAAAGAATAAATCAAAATCAAAAGCCGGTAGTAATACCATTGCGCTTAATAAGAAAGCTCGCCACGAATATTTCATCGATGATGAGATAGAAGCGGGGCTTGAGCTACAAGGCTGGGAAGTAAAATCCCTACGTGAAGGCAAAACCAATATCGCAGAAAGCTACGTATACATCCGAGATGGCGAAGCATTCATCAGTGGTATGACGATTACTCCGCTAACTCAAGCGAGTACTCATATCGTGGCGAACCCAACACGTATCCGTAAACTATTAATGTCGAGAAAAGAGCTCGACAACCTTATCGGTCGTATTAACCGTGAAGGCATGACACTTGTCGCAACCGCACTTTACTGGTCTCGCTCTTGGGCGAAGATTAAAGTTGGCGTAGCGAAAGGTAAAAAGCTGCACGATAAACGTACTGATATGAAAGAAAAAGATTGGGCGAGAGATAAAGCACGAATTATGAAGAGTAATTTGCGTTAA